The Allorhodopirellula heiligendammensis genome includes a window with the following:
- a CDS encoding tetratricopeptide repeat protein produces the protein MSAHTQIKTPQQSSASPSSPVRDTSNTATPLHPVIQKAWKLIKQDNYLGAANILVTANRDPQVRNTLGVCLMRAGRAESAVELYRAFVLMPGTLRERPNICNAYKRNFATALFMRGLPSGALAVLKDIREPDHPRAIQLYGAIKEWEKSLPWYRRLDWILNGTEPANCTISLEFEPGEFDFV, from the coding sequence ATGTCTGCGCACACCCAAATAAAAACTCCACAACAATCATCCGCTAGCCCTTCCTCTCCTGTTCGGGATACCAGCAATACCGCAACGCCGTTACACCCAGTCATCCAGAAAGCATGGAAACTAATCAAGCAGGACAACTATCTCGGAGCAGCAAATATACTCGTCACCGCCAATCGCGATCCGCAGGTCCGTAACACACTGGGCGTATGCTTGATGCGGGCAGGCCGCGCCGAAAGTGCTGTGGAACTGTATCGCGCGTTCGTGTTGATGCCCGGCACATTGCGCGAACGACCGAACATCTGCAATGCGTATAAACGAAATTTCGCTACCGCGCTGTTCATGAGAGGATTGCCAAGCGGCGCTTTGGCAGTATTGAAAGATATCCGCGAGCCAGACCATCCGCGGGCGATCCAGCTCTACGGAGCCATCAAGGAATGGGAGAAATCGCTGCCCTGGTACCGACGGCTTGACTGGATCCTCAACGGCACTGAGCCTGCCAACTGCACCATTTCGCTCGAATTTGAGCCGGGTGAGTTTGATTTTGTTTGA
- a CDS encoding RsmE family RNA methyltransferase, with protein MTRRYYVPDLVTQHPLIQLPAEEAAHAVKVMRLRVGDAVELFDGRGYQAAATVTAVDRRQCECQSESPQRVNREASRHLELAIALPKPERCKEMIERLTELGIASIVPLTFERTQRPPSSSLIGKLERIVIEACKQSSRNQLMTIAPVVSFAQWIDQPAVPRLAPNETSLRLVAMPGGGPLGEMSASMPANLSCVIGPEGGLTDHELNACLDAGMQPIDLGKRILRIETAACVVAARLLDD; from the coding sequence ATGACGCGACGCTACTACGTCCCCGATCTAGTCACCCAGCATCCCCTCATCCAGCTGCCCGCTGAGGAGGCCGCCCACGCTGTGAAGGTGATGCGGTTGCGAGTCGGCGACGCAGTCGAACTGTTTGACGGTCGCGGTTACCAAGCGGCCGCCACCGTGACAGCGGTCGATCGCCGCCAGTGCGAATGCCAAAGTGAATCGCCACAGCGGGTCAATCGTGAAGCGAGCCGGCATCTGGAACTCGCCATTGCGTTGCCGAAACCCGAGCGATGTAAGGAAATGATCGAGCGACTGACCGAACTCGGGATCGCGAGCATCGTGCCGCTGACGTTTGAACGCACGCAGCGGCCACCGTCATCCTCCTTGATCGGGAAACTCGAACGGATCGTGATCGAGGCTTGTAAGCAATCCAGCCGCAATCAATTGATGACGATTGCGCCGGTGGTATCGTTTGCGCAGTGGATCGACCAGCCCGCTGTCCCCCGGTTGGCACCGAACGAGACCTCGCTACGTCTCGTCGCGATGCCTGGAGGCGGACCTTTGGGCGAGATGTCCGCGAGCATGCCCGCCAACCTGAGCTGCGTGATTGGACCCGAAGGTGGACTTACCGATCATGAGCTCAACGCCTGCTTGGACGCTGGGATGCAACCCATTGATCTGGGGAAGCGGATTTTGCGGATCGAAACCGCCGCCTGCGTGGTCGCGGCACGCTTGCTTGACGACTGA